The Desulfoscipio gibsoniae DSM 7213 genome contains a region encoding:
- a CDS encoding LysR substrate-binding domain-containing protein → MELTQAGATLYGYATEILKLHKAAERAVSDLVDLVTGNLTIGASLTVGEYVLPRLLAAYTRRYPDVKFFVTIGNTEFVHEHARDTSIDIGLVEGIVEDPQLKVTNFLNDELILITSKNHPLADSTFIKPEEMAVKFKDTPFLFREEGSGTRLAVEKALKSLKFKPEHVITLGSTQAIKEAVEANLGITMLSKWTLRKELKLGSIKPIRCCDPITRGFYLLQHKEKFQSRATAEFVKLILSEDLTTILTNI, encoded by the coding sequence GTGGAATTAACTCAAGCGGGTGCCACTCTTTACGGTTATGCAACGGAAATTCTTAAACTGCACAAAGCGGCCGAGCGGGCTGTGTCTGATCTGGTTGACCTGGTTACAGGCAATTTGACTATTGGTGCCAGCCTTACCGTGGGGGAATATGTTCTGCCACGACTGCTGGCAGCTTATACCCGCAGGTATCCCGATGTAAAGTTTTTTGTTACTATAGGCAATACGGAATTTGTGCACGAGCACGCACGGGATACAAGTATTGATATAGGCCTGGTGGAAGGTATAGTGGAAGATCCGCAGTTAAAAGTTACTAATTTTTTAAATGATGAGCTGATCCTGATTACATCCAAAAACCATCCACTGGCTGATTCCACCTTCATTAAACCGGAGGAAATGGCCGTTAAATTTAAAGATACCCCCTTTTTATTCAGAGAAGAGGGATCCGGTACCAGGCTGGCGGTAGAAAAAGCTTTAAAAAGTCTTAAATTTAAACCGGAGCATGTTATCACCCTTGGCAGTACCCAGGCTATTAAAGAGGCAGTGGAGGCTAATTTGGGCATTACTATGTTGTCCAAATGGACTTTGCGTAAGGAATTAAAGTTAGGTTCCATAAAGCCCATCAGGTGTTGTGATCCAATTACCCGTGGATTTTACTTGCTGCAGCACAAGGAAAAATTTCAGTCCCGGGCTACTGCCGAATTTGTAAAACTTATACTTAGTGAAGACCTTACTACCATTTTAACGAATATTTAA
- the thrS gene encoding threonine--tRNA ligase, with protein sequence MINVTLKDGSVRRYEPGTSLLEMAFDISPRLAKETLVAKVNGKLTDLNEKINQDSAVEFLTFDSDEGKDVFRHSASHVLAQAVQRLFPGTKLAIGPAIANGFYYDFDTAQSFTPEQLEKIETEMNKIIKEDLPFSRVELSREDALRKFNERGEQYKIELIDDLPEEAVISCYQQGEFEDLCAGPHVPSTGRLKALKLLNVAGAYWRGDERNKMLQRIYGTAFPKKSLLEEHLHRLEEAKRRDHRKLGAELDLFSIQEEGPGFPFFHPKGMILRNELEKFWHQEHKKHGYDEIRTPVILNRALWEQSGHWDHYRENMYFTRIDEGDYAIKPMNCPGSMLIYRSRLHSYRELPIRMAELGLVHRHELSGVLHGLMRVRCFTQDDAHIFMLPGQIKDEIVSVIDMVNDFYQVFGFKYHVELSTKPEKAMGSDEIWELATSTLQEALEARGLPYKVNEGDGAFYGPKIDFHLEDCLGRTWQCGTIQLDFQMPELFDLTYVGEDGQKHRPVMIHRVVFGSIERFVGILTEHFAGAFPAWLAPVQVKVLPITDRHMEYAHKVVEKLAQRDIRVELDARNEKVNYKIREAQAQKIPYMLVVGDREAEAGAVAVRHRSQGDLGAVQVEQFVEDLVQEINSKECK encoded by the coding sequence ATGATTAACGTGACTTTAAAAGATGGTTCGGTGCGCCGTTACGAACCCGGAACATCTCTTCTGGAAATGGCCTTTGACATCAGTCCCAGGCTGGCCAAAGAAACTCTGGTGGCCAAGGTAAACGGTAAACTAACGGACCTGAACGAAAAAATAAACCAGGATAGTGCTGTTGAATTTCTAACCTTTGACAGCGATGAGGGTAAGGACGTTTTTCGGCACAGCGCCTCGCACGTACTGGCCCAGGCGGTGCAAAGACTGTTTCCCGGTACCAAGCTGGCCATTGGACCGGCCATAGCCAATGGTTTTTATTATGATTTTGACACAGCCCAAAGCTTTACCCCGGAGCAGCTGGAAAAAATTGAAACCGAAATGAATAAAATTATTAAAGAAGATTTACCGTTCAGCAGGGTGGAGCTATCCCGGGAAGATGCCCTGCGCAAATTTAATGAGCGGGGAGAGCAGTATAAAATAGAGCTAATTGATGATTTGCCTGAAGAGGCGGTTATTTCCTGTTACCAGCAGGGTGAATTTGAAGATTTATGCGCCGGGCCCCACGTGCCCTCGACTGGACGATTAAAAGCCCTTAAGCTGCTCAATGTGGCCGGGGCGTACTGGCGGGGCGATGAGCGCAACAAAATGCTGCAGCGTATTTACGGCACAGCTTTCCCCAAAAAATCGCTGTTGGAAGAGCACCTGCACCGTTTAGAAGAAGCCAAGCGCAGGGACCACCGTAAACTGGGGGCGGAACTGGATCTGTTCAGTATCCAGGAGGAGGGCCCCGGGTTCCCCTTTTTCCATCCTAAGGGCATGATTTTACGCAACGAGCTGGAAAAATTTTGGCACCAAGAGCACAAAAAGCATGGTTATGACGAAATACGCACCCCGGTGATATTGAACCGCGCGCTGTGGGAGCAAAGCGGTCACTGGGACCACTACAGGGAGAATATGTACTTTACCCGCATAGATGAGGGTGACTATGCCATTAAGCCCATGAACTGCCCAGGCAGCATGCTGATTTACAGGAGCCGTTTGCACAGCTACCGCGAGCTGCCCATCCGTATGGCCGAGCTGGGTCTGGTACACCGGCACGAGCTATCCGGTGTGTTGCACGGGTTGATGCGAGTGCGCTGTTTTACCCAGGATGACGCGCATATCTTTATGCTGCCCGGGCAGATCAAGGATGAAATTGTAAGCGTTATCGATATGGTAAATGATTTTTACCAGGTGTTTGGATTTAAGTACCATGTGGAATTATCCACTAAGCCCGAGAAGGCTATGGGTTCCGATGAAATATGGGAGCTGGCAACCAGCACTTTGCAAGAGGCCCTGGAGGCCCGGGGGCTGCCCTACAAAGTCAATGAAGGGGATGGCGCTTTTTACGGTCCCAAGATAGATTTTCACCTGGAGGATTGCCTGGGCCGTACCTGGCAGTGCGGCACCATTCAACTGGACTTCCAGATGCCCGAGTTGTTTGATCTGACCTATGTGGGCGAAGACGGCCAGAAACACCGTCCCGTGATGATTCACCGGGTGGTGTTCGGCAGTATCGAGCGTTTTGTTGGTATCCTCACCGAGCATTTTGCCGGCGCCTTTCCAGCCTGGCTGGCCCCGGTGCAGGTGAAAGTACTGCCCATCACTGACCGGCACATGGAGTACGCCCATAAAGTGGTTGAAAAATTGGCTCAAAGGGATATCCGGGTGGAACTTGATGCCCGCAATGAAAAGGTAAATTACAAGATCAGGGAAGCCCAGGCGCAAAAGATACCTTATATGCTGGTGGTAGGCGACCGGGAGGCTGAAGCGGGGGCAGTGGCGGTACGCCACCGCAGCCAGGGGGACCTGGGTGCGGTGCAGGTGGAGCAGTTTGTCGAGGATTTAGTGCAAGAAATAAATAGCAAAGAATGTAAATAA
- a CDS encoding 4Fe-4S dicluster domain-containing protein codes for MSTYAIFQDESKCISCRSCQVQCKINKGLSVGPKPNQIIEVGPVNKDGRPKANFVFLSCFHCADPWCVPACPNEAMQKRDTDGVIFINQNRCAGCKSCIMACPWSAPQWDAQKGKAVKCDLCLERIDAGLKPACVTACPTSALSFGPAENVPETKRIRFARQIVASEGLH; via the coding sequence ATGAGCACATACGCCATTTTTCAAGATGAAAGCAAATGCATTTCCTGCCGCAGCTGCCAGGTACAATGCAAAATCAATAAAGGATTAAGTGTAGGTCCAAAACCAAATCAAATTATCGAGGTGGGACCGGTTAACAAAGATGGACGCCCGAAAGCCAATTTCGTTTTCCTCTCCTGTTTTCATTGCGCCGACCCCTGGTGCGTGCCGGCCTGCCCCAACGAGGCCATGCAAAAGCGCGACACTGACGGTGTGATATTTATCAACCAAAACCGCTGCGCCGGCTGCAAAAGCTGTATTATGGCCTGCCCGTGGAGCGCACCCCAGTGGGATGCGCAAAAAGGGAAAGCGGTTAAATGTGATCTATGCCTGGAACGCATTGACGCAGGTCTTAAACCCGCTTGCGTTACCGCCTGCCCCACCAGTGCCTTAAGTTTCGGCCCGGCGGAAAACGTGCCGGAAACCAAACGCATTAGGTTTGCCAGGCAAATTGTAGCCAGTGAGGGACTGCATTGA
- the infC gene encoding translation initiation factor IF-3 — MTFISRDHRINESIRVREVRVVDVDGKQLGVLPTREALKLAEEKQLDLVEIAPQAKPPVCRIMDYGKFRYEQSKREKEARKNQRIINVKEVKLRPNIEDHDFEVKAKNAIRFLKDGDKVKVTIMFRGRQIVHPDLGKKLLVRMAEQVTDLANVERQPKLEGKNMIMILAPKQQQE, encoded by the coding sequence GTGACATTTATTTCCAGGGATCATCGGATAAATGAAAGTATCCGGGTCAGAGAAGTTAGAGTGGTGGATGTTGATGGCAAGCAGCTGGGTGTGCTGCCTACCCGTGAGGCGTTGAAGCTGGCTGAGGAAAAACAGTTGGATTTGGTTGAAATAGCACCCCAGGCCAAGCCGCCGGTTTGCCGTATTATGGATTACGGCAAATTTAGATATGAGCAGAGCAAGCGGGAGAAGGAAGCCAGGAAAAATCAGCGCATCATCAATGTCAAAGAAGTTAAGCTGAGACCGAACATTGAAGATCATGATTTTGAAGTCAAGGCTAAAAACGCTATTCGGTTTTTAAAAGATGGTGATAAGGTTAAGGTAACTATCATGTTTCGCGGCCGCCAGATTGTGCACCCCGATTTAGGGAAGAAACTTTTGGTGCGGATGGCGGAACAAGTTACTGATCTGGCTAACGTAGAAAGGCAGCCCAAGCTTGAGGGCAAAAATATGATTATGATTTTGGCGCCCAAACAACAGCAAGAGTAG
- the tnpA gene encoding IS200/IS605 family transposase — MIEAVIQYIPFVHYICCVKYRRKFLTPEISEYLKKVNQDIAGKFGVQIIEQETDRDHIHIIFASKPEVQLSKFINSLKSTSARLIFRDHPEIKKELWGGNFWSPSYFLSTVGEVKLEDVKKYVQSQGNP; from the coding sequence TTGATAGAGGCTGTCATTCAGTATATTCCCTTCGTCCATTACATCTGCTGCGTCAAATACCGGCGCAAATTTCTCACGCCGGAAATATCAGAGTATCTAAAGAAGGTAAACCAAGACATAGCCGGCAAGTTTGGTGTACAGATAATTGAGCAAGAAACTGATAGGGATCACATCCACATTATCTTTGCATCAAAACCGGAAGTTCAGCTTTCCAAGTTCATCAACTCCTTAAAGTCCACTTCAGCCAGGCTGATATTCCGAGATCATCCCGAAATTAAAAAAGAGCTTTGGGGCGGCAACTTCTGGTCGCCAAGCTATTTCTTATCCACTGTGGGGGAGGTGAAACTGGAGGATGTCAAAAAATATGTCCAGTCCCAAGGAAATCCGTAA
- the ytxC gene encoding putative sporulation protein YtxC, with protein MTSQCLSIGTAYHKELLKDTLGQELMALKDKGLDVRMEENPAGGLTFLACCVSGGDQVEPVFTHQIAGVITDLITGKWKDKLLRDIIRTNYYYFDDEEKGTIYDYAQQKLNHNENNKEKDKLWILRRLTEYLNFNSDLVIDGFIRFRLKEYVNDLYNVADQAVDDFLSEREYNEFIQLLRYFVEIQDPRAELVNVVMRPDGVFQLYDEVGGFINSDYLKDFMADLAESEINYEDLLISALITISPRKITVHLGNGDFPAGTLETISKVFADRVSKCQGCSLCRQQ; from the coding sequence ATGACGTCACAGTGCCTTTCCATTGGTACCGCGTACCATAAAGAATTACTTAAAGATACTCTGGGCCAGGAACTTATGGCGCTCAAGGACAAAGGTTTGGATGTGCGCATGGAAGAAAACCCGGCCGGTGGGCTTACATTTCTGGCCTGTTGCGTTTCCGGCGGCGATCAGGTAGAACCGGTTTTTACACATCAAATAGCGGGTGTGATTACCGATCTGATAACCGGCAAGTGGAAGGATAAGCTGCTCAGGGATATTATAAGAACTAATTATTATTACTTTGACGATGAAGAAAAGGGAACTATTTATGATTATGCCCAGCAGAAGTTAAATCATAATGAAAATAATAAAGAAAAGGATAAACTTTGGATACTGCGCCGGCTCACCGAGTATTTGAATTTTAACAGTGATTTGGTAATTGACGGTTTTATTCGCTTCAGGCTTAAAGAGTATGTCAACGATTTATATAATGTGGCGGATCAGGCCGTGGATGATTTTTTAAGTGAACGGGAATATAATGAATTTATACAACTTTTAAGATATTTCGTGGAAATTCAGGACCCACGCGCGGAACTGGTTAATGTAGTGATGCGTCCGGACGGTGTGTTTCAGCTGTACGACGAAGTGGGCGGGTTTATTAATAGTGATTATTTAAAGGATTTTATGGCGGACCTGGCTGAAAGTGAAATTAATTACGAGGATTTACTGATCAGTGCATTAATAACCATCTCACCCAGAAAAATAACGGTTCATTTGGGTAACGGCGATTTTCCAGCCGGTACCTTGGAAACCATCAGCAAAGTTTTTGCTGATCGGGTATCTAAATGCCAGGGCTGTTCACTGTGCCGGCAGCAGTAA
- a CDS encoding molybdopterin-dependent oxidoreductase, whose protein sequence is MQDVYSICLMCTVRCPIKVMVDNDDVKLIEGNPHDPGIQGSICPKGAAGVCLLNDQERVKKPLIRTGPRGSGQWREASWEEALDYVAAKLREIKDKYGARGIAYTERSQLNSHISKTFMRALGSPNYFSHDSCCKGSLNTAFRSLTGYTDANVGVDIGKAKHIILFGRNYFESIELKAVKQLTNALENGTKLTYIDPRVTVTATKADKYLMIRPGTDLALSYALMNVIINEELYDKEYVRHWVLGFEELKQFVGKYTPQWAEQQTGIAAHEIISLARQASAVKPAVIFHYGYRSAHYTNEIYVRRALIMLNALMGSIEAPGGIFFKKGAGAVGKKPLNKLIGQVLPEINEVRCDGAGTAKLPTPDPAHGVVQMLPRAILEEDPYPVKGLIVWRHDPLLSIPDYENNKRAFDKLDFIVTIDIHFSETAWYSDVILPESIYLERGDSIQENAGLKPSLYLRKPAVTPRYDTKPGWEIMKGLADRLDIGQYFPYHSLDDLWHYQLQGTGLTLEDFAAKGFVSLCDEPIYWNREDGLKFKTPSGKIEFVSSLLEENGYPSFPEYESVQPPAEGYFRLMIGRNVAHTHVSTQNNPLLHELMPENLLWINTEKAGYLGIKNGQMVKVSSSRGQETIRAHVTDLIHPEAVFMVHGFGRKVKAQTRCYNKGASDTLLQENISDNIGGSPALQHVHVKVQAVG, encoded by the coding sequence ATGCAAGATGTTTACAGCATTTGCTTAATGTGTACGGTCAGATGCCCCATTAAAGTTATGGTCGATAATGACGATGTTAAATTAATTGAAGGAAACCCGCATGACCCGGGCATTCAAGGCAGTATTTGCCCCAAAGGCGCAGCCGGGGTGTGCCTGTTAAACGACCAGGAAAGGGTGAAAAAACCGCTCATTAGAACCGGTCCCCGTGGTTCAGGACAATGGCGGGAGGCTTCCTGGGAGGAAGCGCTGGATTACGTGGCCGCAAAGCTCAGGGAAATTAAAGATAAATATGGTGCCCGCGGCATCGCCTATACAGAAAGAAGCCAGTTAAATTCCCATATCAGTAAAACATTTATGCGGGCGCTGGGCTCCCCCAATTACTTCAGCCACGACAGCTGCTGCAAAGGATCTTTAAATACAGCCTTTCGGTCTTTAACGGGTTACACCGATGCCAACGTAGGCGTCGATATCGGCAAAGCAAAACATATTATACTATTCGGCCGCAATTACTTTGAATCCATCGAACTCAAAGCAGTCAAACAACTAACCAATGCTCTTGAGAATGGCACCAAACTTACCTATATCGACCCCCGGGTAACTGTTACCGCCACCAAAGCAGATAAGTATTTAATGATTAGACCGGGTACCGACCTGGCCCTCAGCTATGCGCTAATGAATGTAATAATTAATGAGGAGCTCTACGACAAGGAATATGTGCGCCATTGGGTGCTTGGTTTTGAAGAGCTTAAGCAATTTGTGGGAAAATATACCCCGCAGTGGGCTGAGCAGCAAACGGGTATAGCGGCTCACGAAATCATTTCCCTGGCCCGGCAGGCCAGTGCGGTCAAGCCGGCGGTGATATTCCACTACGGTTACCGCTCCGCCCACTATACAAACGAAATATATGTACGCCGGGCCTTAATTATGTTAAATGCATTGATGGGCAGCATTGAAGCACCCGGAGGCATCTTCTTCAAAAAAGGTGCCGGGGCTGTCGGTAAAAAACCCCTTAATAAATTGATCGGCCAAGTGTTACCAGAGATTAACGAGGTAAGATGCGACGGCGCGGGCACGGCCAAGCTACCCACCCCTGACCCGGCCCACGGAGTGGTGCAAATGCTGCCCCGGGCTATTCTTGAAGAAGATCCCTACCCGGTGAAGGGTTTGATTGTCTGGCGTCACGACCCGCTGCTATCCATACCCGATTATGAAAACAACAAGCGGGCCTTTGATAAGCTGGACTTCATCGTTACCATAGACATTCATTTCAGCGAAACAGCATGGTATTCCGATGTTATCCTGCCCGAATCAATTTACCTGGAAAGAGGGGATTCAATCCAGGAAAACGCTGGCTTAAAACCATCTTTATACCTGCGCAAACCAGCGGTAACACCGAGGTATGATACAAAACCGGGCTGGGAAATCATGAAAGGCCTGGCCGACAGACTGGATATCGGCCAGTACTTCCCTTACCATTCCCTGGATGATTTGTGGCACTACCAGCTGCAGGGAACCGGTTTGACCTTAGAGGATTTTGCAGCCAAGGGTTTCGTTTCCCTGTGCGATGAACCGATATACTGGAACCGAGAGGATGGCCTTAAATTTAAAACACCTTCCGGCAAGATAGAATTTGTATCCAGCTTATTGGAGGAAAACGGCTACCCTTCTTTTCCGGAATATGAATCGGTGCAGCCACCCGCGGAGGGTTATTTCCGCTTAATGATAGGCCGAAACGTTGCCCATACCCATGTTTCCACCCAAAACAACCCTCTGCTGCATGAGCTGATGCCTGAGAATTTATTATGGATCAATACAGAAAAAGCCGGGTACCTGGGCATTAAAAACGGCCAGATGGTAAAGGTCTCCTCATCCCGTGGCCAGGAAACCATACGGGCCCATGTTACGGATTTAATCCACCCCGAGGCTGTTTTTATGGTCCACGGCTTTGGCCGCAAAGTAAAAGCACAAACCAGGTGTTATAACAAAGGAGCCAGCGATACCCTGCTGCAGGAAAATATATCCGACAACATCGGGGGAAGCCCGGCTCTACAGCATGTACATGTTAAAGTGCAAGCAGTTGGTTAA
- a CDS encoding FAD-dependent oxidoreductase, giving the protein MMDVMDMQDKGCKVRKTQLLVQDFLAKEQYCSICRRSFNEISDLLDRISEGTASPGAVKMINELAVTVLNMCQCNKGKPVAATVIDYLNTYKEDFQVHLENHVCPDAQCPKLVPAPCQAACPAGISIPNYISLVGMGKYSQALKLIREDVPLPGSLGRICEHPCEKACRRAAVDKPISICALKRLAFDKSANDAIEPSTPVERKYREIVAVVGAGPAGLACAYFMARRGYGVTVFEAMPEPGGMLAYGIPSYRLPRQVLRDEIDRIRNMGVKIKLNTRISGENGIRKLQQHGYASIFLGPGAWKGAMPLSNPEGLSGVMDGITFLSMVNLQLNSINNLQETGDCTGQNHNHRPGVMNLAGKKVIVVGGGNVAIDAVRVALRLGAREARIVYRRTREEMPALMEEIEDAEKESVTFNFLVSPVKIGGQDGRVTHLECLRNELSEPDSSGRRKPVPVENSNFNINADIIIFATGQQPDLSFLDGTEQVQTDRNRIMVNPNTMETSLPGVFAGGDAVTGPASAIKAMAAGKKAAAAIHAYLRGQEPSAGINYPVKRKSIIPEHISAEQRSKPSQIDSHHLYQAEKRHTFDEIMLAISEPAARAEANRCLHCDLCIACGKCEDACREQIGADALELGYAGSYGSDESVKTDFHRPGEKCIGCGTCSVNCPTGAITLEDKAGYREMRMCGYLMSRLVMVNCKSCGQPFATAKHMEFINEQVNVKEICPDCARNTWSQNVYGSRII; this is encoded by the coding sequence ATGATGGATGTGATGGATATGCAAGATAAAGGTTGTAAAGTAAGAAAGACGCAGCTTTTGGTGCAGGACTTTTTAGCGAAAGAGCAATACTGCAGCATCTGCCGGCGCAGTTTTAATGAAATTTCAGACCTGCTGGACCGGATCAGTGAGGGAACAGCATCCCCCGGTGCAGTGAAGATGATCAATGAGCTGGCGGTCACAGTTTTAAATATGTGCCAGTGCAACAAGGGTAAACCGGTGGCCGCTACAGTTATCGACTATTTAAATACCTACAAAGAAGATTTTCAGGTGCATTTAGAAAATCATGTATGCCCTGACGCCCAATGCCCCAAACTTGTGCCGGCCCCTTGCCAGGCGGCTTGCCCGGCGGGCATTTCCATCCCCAATTATATTTCCCTGGTGGGCATGGGCAAATATAGTCAGGCCCTGAAGCTAATCCGGGAAGACGTACCTTTGCCGGGCAGCCTGGGACGCATCTGCGAACATCCTTGCGAAAAGGCTTGCCGCAGGGCCGCCGTGGATAAGCCCATCTCTATATGTGCCCTGAAAAGACTGGCTTTTGATAAATCCGCAAACGATGCAATAGAGCCTTCCACCCCGGTGGAAAGAAAATACCGGGAAATAGTCGCCGTGGTAGGGGCCGGCCCGGCCGGACTGGCTTGCGCTTATTTTATGGCACGCCGGGGTTATGGGGTGACGGTGTTTGAAGCCATGCCCGAACCAGGGGGTATGCTGGCTTACGGTATCCCATCCTACCGCCTGCCCAGGCAAGTGCTCAGGGATGAAATTGACCGCATTCGGAACATGGGTGTGAAAATCAAGTTAAACACCCGCATTAGCGGGGAAAACGGTATCCGCAAGTTGCAACAACATGGCTATGCCTCTATATTTTTAGGACCGGGTGCCTGGAAAGGCGCCATGCCCCTGTCGAATCCCGAAGGTTTAAGCGGTGTCATGGACGGCATTACCTTTTTAAGTATGGTAAACTTACAGCTAAACAGTATCAATAACCTCCAGGAAACTGGGGATTGTACAGGGCAAAACCATAACCACCGCCCCGGGGTTATGAACCTGGCGGGTAAAAAGGTTATTGTTGTCGGAGGCGGCAACGTGGCCATCGATGCAGTAAGGGTCGCTTTACGTTTGGGTGCACGGGAAGCCAGGATCGTATACCGGCGTACCCGGGAAGAAATGCCGGCTCTAATGGAAGAAATAGAAGATGCGGAAAAAGAGTCAGTAACTTTTAACTTCCTGGTCTCGCCAGTAAAAATAGGCGGCCAGGACGGCCGGGTTACCCACCTGGAATGTTTGCGCAACGAGCTCAGTGAGCCTGACTCCAGTGGTCGCCGCAAGCCAGTGCCGGTGGAGAACTCAAACTTTAATATTAACGCCGATATAATAATTTTTGCCACGGGCCAGCAGCCTGATTTATCCTTCCTGGACGGTACCGAGCAGGTACAAACCGATCGAAATCGCATTATGGTTAATCCAAATACTATGGAAACATCCCTACCGGGAGTATTTGCAGGGGGCGACGCGGTAACGGGCCCGGCTTCGGCCATTAAGGCTATGGCGGCTGGTAAAAAGGCCGCTGCTGCCATACACGCATATTTGCGCGGGCAGGAGCCTTCAGCCGGCATTAACTACCCTGTTAAAAGAAAGAGTATAATACCTGAACATATCAGTGCTGAACAAAGATCAAAGCCCAGCCAAATTGATTCACACCATCTTTACCAGGCTGAAAAAAGGCATACCTTTGACGAGATCATGCTGGCCATCAGTGAACCGGCGGCCCGGGCCGAGGCCAACCGCTGTCTGCATTGTGACCTTTGTATAGCCTGTGGCAAATGCGAAGATGCTTGCCGGGAGCAGATAGGAGCAGACGCCCTGGAACTGGGCTATGCAGGCAGCTATGGCAGCGACGAAAGTGTTAAAACAGACTTCCATAGACCAGGAGAAAAGTGCATCGGGTGTGGCACTTGCTCAGTGAACTGCCCCACCGGTGCCATCACCCTGGAAGACAAAGCAGGCTACCGGGAAATGCGCATGTGCGGCTATCTGATGAGTCGCCTGGTCATGGTCAACTGCAAAAGTTGCGGGCAGCCCTTTGCCACCGCCAAACATATGGAGTTTATTAATGAGCAAGTTAACGTCAAGGAAATATGTCCCGACTGCGCTCGTAATACGTGGTCCCAAAATGTATATGGCAGCAGGATAATATAA
- the lexA gene encoding transcriptional repressor LexA has translation MDKELNAREKDVLQAIKDHISRHGYPPTVREIGQVVGLKSSSTVHSYIHKLENKGFIRLDHTKPRAIEVLDKNKDQEVVKETVIVPLLGQVAAGLPILAEENLEDMIPLPVDFAGHGDIFMLRIKGDSMLEAGIFDGDLVLIKSQPTVNNGEICIAMIDNEATCKKFYKEKDYIRLEPANSYYLPIIAKDVNILGKVIGLLRRI, from the coding sequence ATGGATAAAGAATTAAATGCCCGGGAAAAGGATGTTTTACAGGCCATAAAAGATCATATCAGCAGGCATGGCTACCCACCAACAGTGAGGGAAATAGGCCAGGTTGTTGGGCTTAAATCCAGCTCTACGGTTCACAGCTACATACACAAGCTAGAAAACAAGGGATTTATTCGGTTGGATCATACCAAGCCAAGGGCAATTGAAGTTTTAGATAAGAATAAAGATCAGGAAGTTGTAAAAGAAACGGTTATAGTGCCGTTACTTGGCCAGGTGGCAGCCGGCCTTCCAATACTGGCCGAAGAAAACTTGGAAGATATGATTCCCCTTCCCGTAGATTTCGCTGGCCACGGTGATATATTTATGCTTAGAATCAAGGGAGACTCCATGCTTGAGGCTGGTATCTTTGATGGCGACCTGGTGCTTATAAAAAGCCAACCTACAGTCAATAATGGTGAAATTTGTATTGCCATGATCGATAATGAAGCTACCTGCAAAAAGTTCTATAAAGAGAAAGACTACATCAGGCTTGAACCGGCTAATAGTTATTACTTACCGATTATTGCTAAGGATGTTAATATATTGGGCAAGGTTATTGGTTTGCTGCGTAGGATATAA
- the rplT gene encoding 50S ribosomal protein L20: protein MPRAKSSVVSRKRHKKILKLAKGYRGSKSKLFRVANQQVMKSLMYAYRDRKARKRDFRRLWITRINAAARDNGMSYNRFINGLKNAGVDINRKVLADLAVNDSKAFGQLVEMAKNQAQS, encoded by the coding sequence ATGCCACGGGCGAAGAGTAGTGTGGTTTCACGCAAAAGACACAAGAAAATTTTAAAACTGGCCAAGGGCTATAGAGGATCCAAAAGCAAATTATTCCGGGTAGCCAACCAGCAGGTAATGAAATCCCTGATGTACGCCTACCGGGACCGCAAAGCAAGAAAGCGTGATTTCAGAAGACTTTGGATCACCCGCATTAACGCGGCCGCACGCGATAACGGTATGTCCTACAACCGTTTCATCAACGGGCTGAAGAACGCCGGGGTGGATATCAACCGCAAAGTGCTGGCTGATTTGGCGGTGAACGACAGTAAGGCCTTTGGCCAGTTGGTGGAGATGGCCAAGAACCAGGCGCAGTCCTGA
- the rpmI gene encoding 50S ribosomal protein L35, whose translation MPKIKTHRGAAKRFKKTGTGKFKGSHAFHSHILGKKSAKRKRNLRKATIVHKSDAAKLQRLLP comes from the coding sequence ATGCCCAAAATCAAAACCCATCGTGGTGCCGCCAAACGTTTTAAGAAGACGGGAACAGGCAAATTCAAGGGCTCGCACGCGTTTCACAGTCACATTTTAGGGAAGAAGTCGGCCAAGCGCAAGCGCAACCTGCGCAAGGCAACGATTGTCCATAAATCTGATGCTGCTAAACTACAGCGCCTTCTCCCTTAA